Proteins from one Labrenzia sp. CE80 genomic window:
- a CDS encoding NAD(P)(+) transhydrogenase (Re/Si-specific) subunit beta, producing MEFGFTTAAYVVAAVLFILSLGGLSGQESAKRAVWYGIVGMGLAVVATLLGPGTGLWLLSVILIAAGGIIGYFVAQRVQMTEMPQLVAAMHSLVGLAAVFVGFNAYLELGRVLAMGAEEREALDGFAALLAHKTSVEQAILKVEVFLGVFVGAVTFTGSVVAFGKLAGKLTSKATKLPGGHMLNAGAAALSVVLLLLFLNGAGIWTLILMTLLAFFIGYHLIMGIGGADMPVVVSMLNSYSGWAAAAIGFSLGNDLLIVVGALVGSSGAILSYIMCKAMNRSFISVILGGFGNTTGPAMEVEGEQIAIDSDGVFAALEDADSIIIVPGYGMAVAQAQQNVAELTRRLRAKGKEVRFAIHPVAGRLPGHMNVLLAEAKVPYDIVLEMDEINEDFASTDVVIVIGSNDIVNPAAQEDPNSPIAGMPVLEVWKAKQVFVSKRGQGTGYSGIENPLFYKENTRMYYGDAKASLDKLLALFS from the coding sequence ATGGAATTCGGTTTCACAACCGCCGCTTATGTTGTCGCGGCTGTTTTGTTCATTCTTTCTTTGGGTGGCCTCTCGGGCCAGGAAAGCGCGAAACGTGCTGTTTGGTACGGCATTGTCGGCATGGGCCTCGCGGTGGTCGCGACGCTTCTCGGACCAGGTACAGGCCTCTGGCTTCTATCGGTCATCCTGATCGCGGCCGGCGGGATCATCGGGTATTTCGTGGCGCAGCGCGTTCAAATGACCGAGATGCCGCAACTCGTTGCAGCGATGCATTCGTTGGTCGGTCTGGCAGCTGTTTTCGTGGGCTTCAACGCCTACCTTGAGCTAGGACGTGTCCTTGCGATGGGCGCCGAAGAGCGCGAGGCGTTGGACGGCTTCGCGGCGCTTCTCGCGCACAAGACATCTGTCGAACAGGCCATTTTGAAGGTTGAGGTCTTCCTCGGTGTCTTCGTTGGCGCGGTGACCTTCACCGGTTCGGTTGTTGCCTTCGGCAAGCTTGCTGGCAAGCTGACCTCCAAGGCGACGAAGTTGCCGGGCGGTCATATGCTGAACGCAGGCGCTGCCGCGCTCAGTGTCGTTCTGCTGCTGCTGTTCCTGAACGGGGCCGGCATCTGGACGCTGATCCTCATGACCCTGCTTGCCTTCTTCATTGGCTACCATCTGATCATGGGCATCGGCGGCGCCGACATGCCGGTGGTGGTGTCGATGTTGAATTCTTATTCGGGCTGGGCAGCAGCGGCCATCGGCTTCTCGCTCGGCAACGATCTGTTGATCGTGGTCGGCGCGCTGGTTGGGTCCTCCGGTGCAATCCTCTCTTACATCATGTGTAAGGCGATGAACCGCTCGTTCATTTCTGTCATCTTGGGAGGTTTCGGCAACACGACTGGTCCTGCCATGGAAGTGGAAGGCGAGCAGATTGCCATCGATTCAGATGGCGTTTTCGCGGCGCTTGAAGATGCCGACAGCATCATCATCGTTCCAGGCTATGGCATGGCGGTGGCTCAGGCGCAGCAAAACGTTGCTGAACTCACACGCCGCCTGAGAGCCAAGGGCAAGGAAGTTCGTTTCGCGATCCATCCCGTTGCCGGCCGTCTGCCGGGTCACATGAACGTGCTGTTGGCCGAAGCAAAGGTCCCCTATGACATCGTTCTGGAAATGGACGAGATCAATGAGGACTTTGCCTCGACCGACGTCGTAATCGTCATTGGCTCCAACGACATCGTCAATCCGGCAGCCCAGGAAGATCCGAACTCGCCAATCGCGGGGATGCCGGTTCTGGAAGTCTGGAAGGCGAAGCAGGTCTTCGTGTCTAAGCGCGGCCAGGGCACCGGCTATTCGGGCATCGAAAATCCGCTGTTCTACAAGGAAAACACCCGCATGTACTACGGGGATGCAAAAGCCAGCCTGGACAAGCTGCTGGCCCTGTTTAGCTGA
- a CDS encoding ABC transporter substrate-binding protein, with the protein MKRLSFAALALGLLASTAAHADVTVYSAGPGALIKNLAAGFTEKTGIKANVFQATTGKVMARLEAEASNPVADVVVSASWGTATDFAAKDLLLAYESPNAETVPDFLKMEGAVAQGVAGLIIAWNTESGTPKPADWSDLAKPEYKDLVTLPDPAASGGTYTLVEAFIANDMTDVLQGLKDNGAIVAGANRAALNPVLQGAKAAVFAGVDYITMGAAAKGETIEAIFPESGTVVAPRPIMILKSSQNQDDAKKFIDYVLSEEGQQAVAKVNLMPSRTDIKVDRPLIGDLKLLSNEGAPARDDVLAGFKAIFN; encoded by the coding sequence ATGAAACGCCTTTCTTTCGCCGCTCTTGCCCTCGGCCTTCTGGCTTCCACAGCCGCTCATGCGGATGTGACGGTCTATTCGGCTGGCCCAGGCGCCCTGATCAAGAACCTGGCTGCCGGCTTCACCGAGAAAACCGGCATCAAGGCCAATGTGTTCCAGGCCACCACCGGCAAGGTCATGGCGCGTCTGGAAGCTGAGGCGTCCAACCCTGTTGCTGACGTTGTTGTTTCCGCTTCCTGGGGCACGGCAACCGATTTTGCAGCCAAGGATCTGCTGCTTGCCTATGAAAGCCCGAATGCAGAGACAGTGCCTGACTTCCTGAAGATGGAAGGCGCTGTTGCGCAGGGCGTCGCAGGTCTCATCATCGCTTGGAACACTGAATCGGGCACACCGAAGCCTGCTGACTGGTCCGACCTTGCAAAGCCTGAGTACAAGGATCTTGTCACACTTCCGGATCCAGCAGCTTCCGGCGGCACCTACACGCTGGTTGAGGCCTTCATCGCCAATGACATGACCGACGTTCTGCAGGGTCTCAAGGACAATGGCGCAATCGTCGCTGGCGCCAATAGAGCTGCTCTGAACCCTGTCTTGCAGGGCGCGAAAGCTGCTGTCTTTGCCGGTGTCGACTACATCACCATGGGCGCAGCTGCCAAGGGTGAGACCATCGAAGCCATTTTCCCGGAGAGCGGCACTGTCGTGGCTCCGCGTCCCATCATGATCCTCAAGTCTTCCCAGAACCAGGATGATGCGAAAAAGTTCATCGACTACGTTCTGTCTGAAGAAGGCCAGCAGGCCGTTGCAAAGGTCAACCTGATGCCTTCGCGTACGGACATCAAGGTCGATCGTCCGCTGATCGGTGATCTGAAGCTTCTGTCCAACGAAGGCGCGCCTGCACGTGATGACGTTCTGGCCGGCTTCAAGGCAATCTTCAACTAA
- a CDS encoding ABC transporter ATP-binding protein, whose translation MISSPSPPAQSHALAVRSVSMSYGAENVLNDISVDLAPGQVLGLLGPSGCGKTTLLRLISGLLLPDAGEIEIAGSTVAAPAAGIALPPEKRGLGMVFQDYALWPHMSVARNVAFPLEMKRVGAAECKERVAKALDRVGLGAMAERRPSDLSGGQQQRVAIARAIVAEPPLVLFDEPLSNLDRELRETMVEEIADLVAELNLSAVYVTHDHSEALTLSDHVAVMRGGRIEQIASPHDLVNHPATSAVADFLRLGCLMPVARAADGWTIEGTDLVLPEGAFEGSQAQVLLPEKALRLGATGPLTLKTTVVRAQTRSTGQALTLRVTGTPHLIRLSSSNPVKAGDMLDLSFAPEDLRWFPISDQPT comes from the coding sequence ATGATTTCCAGCCCTTCGCCGCCTGCCCAAAGTCATGCCTTGGCAGTCCGCTCTGTTTCCATGAGCTACGGCGCTGAAAACGTGCTGAATGACATCAGCGTGGATCTGGCTCCCGGACAAGTGCTCGGACTGCTCGGCCCCTCCGGCTGCGGCAAGACCACATTGCTGCGCCTCATCTCCGGATTGCTTCTACCTGATGCGGGAGAGATCGAGATTGCCGGCAGCACGGTGGCTGCCCCGGCAGCTGGCATCGCACTACCTCCGGAAAAGCGCGGCCTAGGCATGGTGTTTCAGGACTACGCGTTGTGGCCGCATATGTCGGTGGCCAGGAATGTCGCCTTCCCGCTTGAAATGAAGCGTGTCGGCGCGGCCGAATGCAAGGAACGAGTCGCGAAGGCTCTGGACCGGGTTGGCTTGGGCGCGATGGCGGAGCGCCGCCCCTCGGACCTTTCCGGTGGCCAGCAGCAGCGCGTGGCGATTGCGCGGGCGATTGTCGCGGAACCGCCGCTGGTTCTGTTTGACGAGCCCTTGTCCAATCTCGACCGTGAATTGCGCGAAACCATGGTTGAAGAGATCGCGGACCTTGTCGCCGAGCTTAACCTTAGCGCGGTTTATGTGACTCATGATCATTCTGAAGCGCTGACGCTGTCAGACCATGTCGCCGTGATGCGCGGTGGCAGGATCGAGCAGATCGCTTCACCTCATGACCTGGTCAATCATCCCGCAACTTCAGCGGTCGCCGATTTTCTCCGCCTTGGTTGCCTGATGCCAGTCGCTCGGGCGGCTGACGGCTGGACCATAGAGGGAACTGATCTGGTCCTGCCTGAGGGCGCCTTCGAGGGGTCACAAGCGCAGGTTCTACTTCCTGAAAAGGCGCTGCGTCTCGGCGCAACAGGTCCCTTGACGCTGAAGACAACAGTCGTGCGGGCGCAGACCCGCAGCACCGGCCAGGCCCTCACCCTGCGCGTCACCGGCACACCCCATCTGATCCGCCTTTCAAGCTCGAACCCCGTCAAAGCGGGGGACATGCTCGACCTTTCCTTTGCACCCGAAGACTTGCGTTGGTTCCCAATTTCTGACCAACCGACTTAA
- a CDS encoding metallophosphoesterase, whose protein sequence is MTTAAKQHFDDRDARSARRKRLERQFPNTDIYAIGDVHGCCGLQKKLEQLILAENSDEPRNKLILYLGDLVDRGPDSKGVIDHCLSSLPDGCERLSLCGNHDQLFFEFLLRPSLSAHWLDFGGRETLMSYGVDVDELAGGHTSDEELAQVLSEAIPSAHFLFLQALPVALTVPEAHFVHAGMRIGVPMEDQDDHDLMWIREEFLVDEPASDRLVVHGHSPAPTPRMGPGRIGIDTKAVGGGPLTALRLRGETTRFLSVSFD, encoded by the coding sequence ATGACGACAGCCGCCAAACAGCATTTCGATGATCGCGATGCCAGGAGCGCAAGACGAAAGCGTTTGGAGAGGCAGTTTCCGAACACGGACATCTATGCCATCGGTGACGTTCACGGCTGCTGTGGGCTTCAGAAGAAGTTGGAGCAGCTGATCCTGGCGGAGAACAGCGATGAGCCCCGCAACAAGTTGATCCTTTATCTTGGAGATTTGGTGGATCGCGGGCCGGACAGCAAAGGCGTGATTGACCATTGCCTGTCATCTCTGCCTGACGGCTGCGAGCGGCTTAGTCTCTGCGGCAATCATGACCAGCTGTTTTTCGAGTTCCTCCTGAGGCCAAGCCTGAGCGCACATTGGCTGGACTTCGGTGGACGAGAGACGCTCATGTCCTATGGCGTTGATGTTGATGAGCTAGCCGGCGGGCACACAAGCGATGAGGAGCTTGCACAGGTGCTGTCCGAGGCTATCCCGAGCGCGCACTTCCTTTTTCTTCAAGCACTGCCTGTCGCCTTGACCGTGCCGGAGGCCCATTTTGTCCACGCGGGGATGCGGATCGGCGTACCCATGGAAGACCAGGACGACCATGATCTGATGTGGATCCGTGAGGAGTTCCTGGTGGATGAGCCTGCGTCCGACCGCCTGGTCGTTCACGGCCATAGCCCGGCGCCGACCCCGCGGATGGGGCCGGGGCGCATCGGGATCGACACCAAGGCGGTGGGCGGCGGTCCACTGACAGCGCTTCGCCTGCGTGGAGAGACTACCCGCTTTCTCTCGGTTTCCTTTGACTAG
- a CDS encoding iron ABC transporter permease has translation MARGGVATGAEGSATLKWIAIIGLLLVVAIPCLFIVVQAIFPEFGSGSFAAPFSLFFKTLADPDLFGLAGNTLLLGVGTVVCAAILAVPLAALRALFRVPGALIWDALLLIPFMIPPYIAALGWIMTLQPRGYLEQLTGIHLAPLLFSVTGIMLIMGLNTFSVVYFVLSRTFETIGARYSDVGRVFGAGQWRSFWRITLPLSMPGLAASLLLVFAMSIEEYGTPAALGRRIGFEVLVTGIENRISEWPIDLPGSATLSLVLVSMALVAFMLQRWLLTRRDYRIVGGKPQAFDKKELGVWALPVSLLFAFVAFLATGLPILAILATALSRTISGGLKLSNLGLDHFRELLGAGSDGLVALGNSLILGTTTALLAGLLGAITAYSVVKGRGRFRIVLDALSITPNSLPGVVVAVGIILAWNQPWLPITPYNTPFILLLAYICILLPQPVRYATASLHQLGDNLEAAARVCGSGPLKAFVRIVFPLILPSMVTAMILVFAVASRELVASLLVAPVGFQTIAVFIWQQFDQGSAGLGMAMAFCAVLITTLIPLALISLLRWASKGTVAGLR, from the coding sequence ATGGCCAGGGGGGGCGTGGCGACAGGCGCTGAAGGCAGTGCCACTCTCAAGTGGATTGCCATCATCGGCTTGCTGCTCGTCGTCGCGATCCCCTGCCTGTTTATCGTCGTTCAGGCGATCTTCCCTGAATTCGGGAGCGGCTCATTTGCCGCTCCCTTTTCCCTGTTTTTCAAGACCCTCGCAGATCCTGATCTTTTCGGCCTTGCCGGCAACACATTGCTGCTCGGAGTTGGAACGGTGGTCTGCGCAGCAATCCTCGCGGTGCCACTTGCCGCGCTGAGAGCACTGTTCCGGGTGCCAGGTGCCCTGATTTGGGATGCCTTGTTGCTTATCCCTTTCATGATACCGCCCTATATCGCAGCGCTCGGATGGATCATGACGCTGCAGCCACGCGGTTATCTCGAACAATTGACCGGCATCCATCTGGCCCCGCTGCTTTTTTCGGTGACCGGGATCATGCTGATTATGGGCCTCAACACCTTCTCCGTGGTCTATTTCGTTCTTTCACGCACGTTCGAAACCATTGGCGCACGGTATTCCGATGTCGGGCGTGTGTTCGGCGCCGGGCAATGGCGCTCGTTCTGGCGCATCACCCTTCCTCTTTCCATGCCAGGCCTTGCCGCAAGCCTCTTGCTCGTCTTTGCGATGTCCATCGAGGAATACGGAACACCTGCGGCACTCGGGCGGCGCATCGGCTTTGAAGTGTTGGTCACCGGCATCGAGAACCGCATTTCCGAATGGCCGATCGACCTGCCTGGCTCGGCAACCCTGTCTCTCGTTCTGGTCAGCATGGCGCTTGTCGCTTTCATGCTGCAGAGATGGCTGCTTACACGGCGCGATTACCGCATCGTCGGCGGCAAGCCACAGGCGTTCGACAAAAAGGAGCTCGGCGTTTGGGCCTTGCCGGTTTCCCTGCTGTTCGCGTTTGTCGCCTTCCTCGCAACAGGCCTGCCGATCCTCGCCATTCTCGCGACGGCCCTATCCCGCACCATTTCTGGCGGCCTTAAGCTGTCCAATCTCGGGCTTGACCATTTCAGAGAGCTTCTGGGAGCCGGCAGCGACGGCCTGGTGGCACTCGGCAACTCGTTGATTCTGGGCACGACGACAGCGCTTCTGGCTGGGCTGCTCGGCGCGATTACGGCCTATTCGGTGGTGAAGGGGCGCGGGCGCTTCCGGATTGTGCTTGATGCCCTGTCCATCACGCCCAATTCACTGCCGGGCGTTGTTGTGGCTGTCGGTATCATTCTGGCCTGGAACCAGCCCTGGCTGCCGATAACGCCCTATAATACGCCGTTCATCCTGCTGCTGGCCTATATCTGCATTCTCTTGCCGCAGCCGGTTCGCTATGCCACGGCGTCCTTGCATCAGCTCGGAGACAATCTGGAGGCTGCAGCGCGGGTCTGCGGCTCCGGACCGCTGAAGGCCTTTGTCAGGATCGTCTTTCCGCTCATTCTGCCCAGCATGGTTACCGCCATGATCCTTGTATTTGCGGTCGCTTCGCGGGAACTGGTTGCCTCTCTTCTTGTCGCGCCAGTCGGCTTCCAGACCATAGCGGTCTTTATCTGGCAACAGTTCGATCAGGGATCTGCGGGACTTGGGATGGCCATGGCATTCTGCGCGGTTCTGATCACAACGCTTATCCCCCTGGCCCTGATCTCCCTCCTGCGATGGGCATCTAAAGGGACCGTTGCGGGGCTGAGGTAA
- a CDS encoding Re/Si-specific NAD(P)(+) transhydrogenase subunit alpha, protein MYLGVPKEVFPGEARVALTPESAKQLQKLGYDCLVQSGAGAAAGFSDTTYRDAGVELVDTAESLWAKADIIAKVRQPEDQELGYLAKGKTLISFFNPGGNQDGLDKAKASGANVIAMEMVPRISRAQKMDALSSMANIAGYRAVIEAGNNFGRFFTGQITAAGKVPPAKVLVVGAGVAGLAAIGTSTSLGAVTYAFDVRPEVAEQVESMGAEFVYLDFKEEQQDGAATGGYASVSSPEFREAQLAKFRELAPDIDIVITTALIPNRPAPKLWLEDMVKAMKPGSVIVDLAAERGGNVEGTIADEKVVTENGVTIIGYTDFPSRMAAQSSTLYSTNIRHMMSDLTPEKNGQVVHDMEDDVIRGATVAFEGEITFPPPPPKVQAIAAKPKEKPKELTAEEKRAQETAAFKAQTKQQVTLIAVGGLLTLLVGLVAPASFMQHFIVFVLSVFVGFQVIWGVSHSLHTPLMAVTNAISSIIILGALMQIGSGSFLIILLAGLSVFMAGINIFGGFLVTRRMLAMFQKS, encoded by the coding sequence ATGTACTTAGGGGTTCCTAAAGAGGTTTTCCCCGGGGAGGCCCGTGTGGCGTTGACCCCGGAGTCCGCAAAACAATTGCAAAAACTGGGCTATGATTGCCTCGTTCAAAGTGGCGCCGGCGCGGCTGCCGGTTTCTCGGATACCACCTATCGAGACGCGGGCGTGGAGCTGGTCGACACTGCTGAGAGCTTGTGGGCCAAAGCTGACATCATTGCCAAGGTTCGCCAGCCCGAGGATCAGGAGCTCGGATACCTTGCCAAGGGCAAGACGCTGATTTCCTTTTTCAATCCCGGTGGCAATCAGGACGGGCTCGATAAGGCAAAAGCGTCCGGCGCGAACGTCATCGCCATGGAAATGGTACCGCGCATCTCGCGCGCACAGAAAATGGACGCGCTCTCGTCCATGGCAAATATTGCTGGCTACCGGGCTGTCATTGAGGCTGGCAACAACTTCGGCCGTTTCTTCACCGGTCAGATCACTGCAGCGGGCAAGGTCCCGCCGGCAAAGGTGCTGGTGGTTGGCGCGGGCGTTGCCGGTCTGGCCGCTATCGGCACATCGACTTCATTGGGCGCGGTGACTTATGCATTCGACGTGCGACCGGAAGTGGCCGAACAAGTCGAATCTATGGGTGCAGAATTCGTCTACCTGGACTTCAAGGAAGAACAGCAGGATGGTGCTGCAACAGGTGGCTATGCCAGTGTGTCTTCGCCCGAGTTCCGTGAAGCACAGCTGGCAAAGTTTCGCGAGCTTGCGCCAGACATCGACATTGTCATCACAACGGCGCTGATCCCCAACCGCCCGGCTCCAAAGCTGTGGCTTGAGGACATGGTCAAGGCCATGAAGCCCGGTTCGGTCATCGTCGATCTTGCTGCAGAGCGCGGTGGCAATGTGGAAGGCACGATCGCCGACGAGAAGGTCGTGACTGAAAACGGTGTCACCATCATCGGCTATACGGATTTCCCGTCGCGTATGGCGGCCCAGTCCTCGACGCTTTATTCGACAAATATTCGCCATATGATGAGCGACCTGACACCAGAGAAGAACGGTCAGGTCGTGCATGACATGGAGGATGATGTCATCCGTGGTGCAACGGTTGCCTTTGAGGGAGAAATCACCTTCCCACCACCACCTCCCAAGGTGCAGGCGATTGCGGCCAAGCCCAAGGAAAAACCCAAGGAATTGACGGCAGAGGAAAAGCGGGCGCAGGAGACTGCAGCTTTCAAGGCGCAGACCAAGCAGCAGGTCACGCTGATTGCGGTCGGTGGCCTTCTGACGTTGCTGGTCGGCCTGGTTGCACCAGCCAGCTTCATGCAGCATTTCATCGTCTTCGTGCTGTCGGTCTTCGTCGGTTTCCAGGTCATCTGGGGCGTTAGCCACTCGTTGCACACGCCGCTCATGGCTGTGACGAACGCCATTTCCTCGATCATCATTCTGGGCGCCCTGATGCAGATCGGCTCCGGATCATTCCTGATCATTCTTCTGGCAGGGCTTTCCGTATTCATGGCCGGGATCAACATCTTCGGCGGTTTCCTTGTCACCCGGCGCATGCTCGCCATGTTCCAGAAATCTTAA